One genomic region from Jilunia laotingensis encodes:
- a CDS encoding vitamin B12 dependent-methionine synthase activation domain-containing protein, translating into MIISYKIHEVSPYINWIYFFHAWGFQPRFAAIANIHGCDVCRASWLTTFPEEERPKASEAMQLFKEANRMLDLLDKDFEVKTLFKLCEANSDGDNLILDGMTFPLLRQQVKKREDTPFLCLSDFIRPVSSGITDIAGAFASTIDADMEGVYEKDPYKHILVQTLSDRLAEAGTEKMHEYVRKEAWGYAKDEHLTIPDLLVEKYQGIRPAVGYPSLPDQSINFLLNELLGMEQIGISLTENGAMHPHASVCGLMFSHPASEYFSVGKIGEDQLADYAHRRGKTVEEMRKFLAANLQD; encoded by the coding sequence ATGATCATCTCCTATAAAATTCATGAAGTCAGTCCTTACATTAATTGGATCTACTTCTTTCACGCATGGGGCTTTCAACCTCGTTTTGCAGCCATAGCCAACATACATGGTTGTGATGTGTGCCGTGCCTCATGGCTTACGACCTTTCCGGAAGAAGAACGTCCAAAGGCGTCGGAAGCGATGCAGCTTTTTAAAGAGGCTAACCGGATGCTCGATTTACTCGATAAGGATTTTGAAGTGAAAACCCTCTTTAAGCTTTGCGAAGCAAATTCCGATGGTGATAATCTCATTTTAGACGGTATGACTTTCCCGCTTCTCCGCCAGCAAGTCAAAAAGCGGGAGGATACACCTTTTCTTTGCCTGAGTGATTTTATTCGTCCTGTATCCTCCGGAATTACGGATATTGCCGGTGCATTTGCATCGACCATCGATGCCGATATGGAAGGGGTATATGAAAAAGATCCTTATAAGCACATACTCGTACAAACTCTTTCCGACCGTCTGGCTGAGGCAGGAACAGAGAAGATGCATGAATATGTACGTAAAGAAGCTTGGGGATATGCAAAAGATGAACATCTGACCATCCCCGATCTCCTCGTTGAGAAATATCAAGGCATACGTCCTGCCGTTGGTTATCCTTCCCTCCCCGATCAATCTATAAACTTCCTGCTAAATGAATTATTAGGCATGGAACAGATCGGAATTTCCCTGACAGAAAACGGAGCCATGCATCCCCATGCCTCCGTATGCGGCTTGATGTTTTCCCATCCCGCTTCCGAATACTTCTCTGTCGGAAAAATTGGAGAGGATCAACTTGCCGATTATGCACACCGCCGAGGAAAAACCGTAGAAGAGATGAGGAAATTCCTGGCAGCAAACTTACAAGATTGA
- a CDS encoding outer membrane beta-barrel protein — MRKRRLFAYILMVCCCLADVIAQTQKVIGQIIDEDYNPVQNATVKVKGTNLTTTTDKDGNYVLEEVPLILDTLEAEKGRRKNRGIEVPMKIKMRTQVMDRFSWFIKAGIGTSQFIGADYTMFSEENPEGNLTYYGGAGIDIRLGRHWSFQTAVILSYTKLLDRGYDYNTSSYYKRKISHDPLSLEFPLLFALKFKIANRTNLVFDLGPYVSLGISGEQKYYVYDSSYKNDVLHTVDLYGRRFTGGGIAGVGVEIRDHYLIGTSFKIGATCMDHGESYMTFSFELGYKF; from the coding sequence ATGAGAAAAAGAAGGTTGTTTGCATATATATTGATGGTTTGTTGTTGCTTGGCGGACGTAATAGCCCAAACACAAAAAGTAATTGGACAGATAATTGATGAAGATTATAATCCGGTACAAAATGCTACAGTTAAGGTAAAAGGTACGAATCTGACTACCACTACTGATAAAGATGGTAACTATGTTTTGGAAGAAGTGCCTCTTATCCTTGATACTCTGGAAGCGGAAAAAGGACGTAGAAAAAACAGGGGAATTGAAGTTCCGATGAAAATAAAGATGAGAACGCAAGTGATGGATCGCTTTTCTTGGTTTATAAAAGCCGGGATAGGTACTTCTCAATTTATAGGTGCAGATTATACCATGTTCTCCGAAGAAAATCCGGAAGGAAATCTTACCTATTACGGTGGAGCCGGAATAGACATCAGGTTGGGACGGCATTGGTCGTTCCAAACGGCCGTGATATTGTCTTATACAAAGTTACTCGACAGGGGCTATGATTATAATACTTCATCCTATTATAAAAGAAAAATCAGTCATGATCCTTTGTCGTTGGAGTTTCCACTATTGTTTGCCCTGAAATTCAAAATCGCAAACCGTACAAATCTTGTGTTTGATCTGGGGCCTTATGTCAGTTTAGGCATTAGCGGGGAACAAAAATATTATGTTTATGATTCAAGCTATAAGAATGACGTATTACATACAGTCGATTTATATGGCAGACGTTTTACCGGTGGAGGAATCGCAGGTGTGGGAGTTGAGATTCGTGACCATTATTTGATAGGTACTTCATTCAAGATAGGAGCTACTTGTATGGATCATGGAGAAAGCTATATGACATTCTCTTTCGAATTAGGATATAAATTTTAA
- a CDS encoding outer membrane beta-barrel protein translates to MKRILMGLISLFCVMIALAQTHDVRGEVFDRKHEPIVGALVRVAGTDLNTVTDMDGNFLLRDVPKEAEILIIESIGMETRKVKLNEPIQMTPRRKKLSFVAKAGINMSKYTMTGSDYKMGYEFGLGIEVRMSKHWAFQTGVDFCSRGARYEASFNNSIYKEVWNPVMLDLPIRFLVRWRLARNTNLVASFGPLLSCGIGGKAKVSETGRADQEYDIFSGNYKRPWGKEAYALLDRFNFGAVYGMGIEYKKWLVGVTGKNIALIADDGYSFFGYVVDHNVALTFGVSYRF, encoded by the coding sequence ATGAAACGGATATTAATGGGGTTAATCAGCCTTTTCTGTGTGATGATTGCATTGGCACAAACGCATGATGTGCGTGGGGAGGTTTTTGATAGAAAACATGAACCGATAGTGGGAGCTTTGGTTCGAGTGGCAGGAACGGACTTGAATACTGTGACTGATATGGATGGAAATTTTTTGTTACGTGACGTGCCAAAGGAAGCTGAAATATTGATCATTGAATCTATAGGTATGGAAACACGCAAGGTAAAGTTAAATGAACCGATTCAGATGACACCCAGGCGGAAAAAGCTCTCATTTGTAGCGAAAGCCGGAATAAATATGAGTAAATATACCATGACAGGATCGGATTATAAAATGGGTTATGAATTCGGATTGGGAATTGAAGTGCGTATGTCAAAACATTGGGCTTTCCAAACAGGAGTTGATTTTTGTAGCCGTGGTGCCAGATATGAAGCATCATTTAATAATAGTATTTACAAGGAAGTCTGGAATCCGGTAATGCTTGATTTGCCAATCCGTTTCCTTGTCAGATGGAGATTAGCACGTAATACAAATTTAGTAGCATCTTTCGGACCGCTGCTTTCATGTGGCATAGGTGGTAAAGCTAAGGTGTCTGAAACAGGACGGGCTGATCAGGAATATGATATTTTTTCTGGCAACTATAAGAGACCGTGGGGAAAGGAAGCATATGCTTTGTTAGATCGTTTTAATTTTGGTGCAGTATACGGGATGGGTATTGAATATAAAAAATGGTTGGTAGGTGTGACGGGGAAAAATATCGCTTTAATCGCAGATGATGGCTATAGTTTTTTCGGATATGTAGTCGATCATAATGTGGCTTTGACTTTTGGGGTTTCCTATCGTTTTTGA
- a CDS encoding InlB B-repeat-containing protein — protein sequence MKYYIFILMLVFCSTNLRGQDDFDPPTPPEPGRLYSLTLQVTPAVGGEPSFKDTRQFNLGESVALNAYANYGYSFVCWTEGEEVISENQSFNYIVPDRNSVLTAHFKFDPTLPAEPDTMPTKRYHFLYLSSSPSVGGTFNVESGRMYEEGTQISVLAYPNTGYVFEGWQKEGQYISQEVSYPVTIGKEDIYITGVFRFDPVTPSNPGANYWNDKTGEVIIDDFTPGYLSTALDNVIGGYGNREKVTMVTIAGRMNQTDFGIASYLNNCILLDLSRTSGYTAIPDYAFDNTNLNSVILPAAVEHVGNWAFAGCKNLTDISCYAITPPTVGTNAFRDINEGVVIRVLSSAISFYSEADGWKDFTILPLSEEVRTLEVNLPTGSEDGRYKNMTLELVNVQNGQKQKYVISDRVTYTFNGLLKNSSYNVYVKNQLGVVLGKIEGIEVKEENVSVTFDTLLAPQTVTLKVLTPEGEDVTSSIQNTWLTTDNVYLQQGVSLNGLVAGTEIKYRIVLSQDLGMQYVLPVESSYVIEDSDNIISYTLVPIQEVTITGFVKDLANNNPLFGAAISVSQMLNGKYSKSFMAKTDTKGAFTMKVYNDISTITVSAADYISHTLEKQNFDDTTDVGEIRLKSITGATINTILTFTPSATEGETVETQNWYTDYANVTYNIFNETQNKSISEFSVQYPSIVLLEEVSEGDCLRITATSKNNAFLPVTVTTTIDALNRGEAIFPIIELGGIKATFTSTDNKTVVGILYDGKGQLIKKYNYSNAVLIINDLPDGDYSLVSMANSSLFNSILNLSQFSGSGLIEGTDYVKNSVMVKSGVIASIANDLVPVLDESKLYYTGENTLFSVNKPSIVAGNYLTLKGKIDFKNIYSSKVSEVKMIVDLPESCSFVENSVMVGSKVSSYMLDGNRLTVPMENYNEQVRFCIIPTVGGDYSPNAFVEFTLEDKEVLQPIGAANFTVKDLTITVPRTVAKTSIPVNGTAIGNSDIEIYDNGILIGQTTSLANGIWATTCELNEPYNLSTHSVYAKVKTKQGLELLSETQECLYDVNAIQVSKVIMYHDNPEMHKTYEVVFDFLNPTSEAQKYTYYIYNKVFTFTIEFTNNDPQKISDVILYVKTGDGVWTSLNSIYDEKKQLWVASGEFGNMYDGNIPVNVSVDYKAETAVYADKNQLDDYRAEVENFVDNYNMLLQKLSEAEKDETGDSLKSLAEQLGISIDVDIDDEESADFAAMLDSMTEEEFEAYSDVLDVEISTFLEDNKAYIDSIRIEMDCDKHVNIETEDGASMILSDCAEYRGYDLSEKGFITLPLTSGDSIFIYQSDSLFISIDFKEDQSVKILYSKEASDTSVDENSRQSAKSRDIYKLVHNAILAVNESVETIKGFQVDLMNRLFQSTNEIEKADKAITGQLNKAINYFNKSKNPLKKAFWSAKIVSIQTQKISNSIALGVARNCAPILRKVIPIIDYIDMANKLCNDIRTAGELYLSIPEPCPNDQAKADVLAMQCTSLFGVFAAYATGRLLLRAQADAKIATGVVAAIPSGGTSLLATLWGLVDKVVLSFALDIVYDKTRNAVIRKLSNDIKSLQCESTPPPPDGGSSGGGYDSGNPDADPSIDPSGYVYEAVSSNRLPGVTATCYYKEMVEDMYGDLHEEIVLWDAAEYAQENPLFTDEMGMYRWDVPQGLWQVKFDKEGYQTTYSEWLPVPPPQLEVNIPMVQSVQPTVKNARAYEDGIEVEFDKYMLPDALDTDNIFVTKNEEVISGTIKLMNEECAYEDNADTYASKVRFVPEVPFLTTDEITLTVSRKVKSYAGIQMESDYIQAFDIEKEVRSIVADSLIKVAYHGSKQITVSTLPFDAAIGKKLVARSSSSMITAITEEAVLDENGQATLTLTGELPGTSVIIYSIEDVDVQGMSVINVIDGESLQTATPVASRVSGTAVYRNTQVALTCETEGAVIYYTTDESCPCDENGTRQVYTDPIAITEDMTIKAVAVAEDREESEIATFTFTIKTTSLGLDLKKGWNWVSHNLETDIPVKDISENAIRIVGKTSELVNDPVSGFVGGLVSLSPMETYKIEVSENTVHTLNGYEFNAGATPVALHAGWNWIGYPVSQTMTVSEAFANAEPEALDYIFGREGFVQFVNGQWLGTLQVMKPGNGYLYHSQSEKSFIYNTSIVSKAKSLYGKGMKNTSNWAVDKYAYPNMMCMIAEIYKEDEKLDAGRYSIGAFCGTECRGISQYVDDKQMMTIFGSGDENIDFRIMDHESEKVYTVQKSEKFAEVLLGNLLEPYTLQMGDEYTGIKEMESDLKIYPVVVSDRLYVSSGTKAIDRVSLTNIYGNIVLMQTHVEGSSGLKVNDLPDGVYIVTVVQDGETFYKKIVKVSKQ from the coding sequence ATGAAATATTATATTTTTATATTAATGCTTGTCTTTTGTTCGACTAATCTCAGAGGACAAGATGATTTTGACCCACCTACTCCTCCTGAGCCAGGAAGGTTATATTCACTCACGCTGCAAGTAACGCCTGCTGTTGGAGGTGAACCTTCATTCAAAGATACTCGGCAGTTTAATTTAGGAGAATCAGTTGCATTGAATGCTTATGCAAATTATGGATATTCTTTTGTCTGCTGGACGGAAGGAGAGGAAGTAATTTCAGAAAACCAATCATTTAATTATATCGTTCCTGATCGTAACTCTGTATTAACGGCACATTTTAAGTTTGATCCGACTTTGCCTGCCGAACCGGATACGATGCCCACTAAACGTTATCATTTTCTGTATTTATCGTCATCACCCTCGGTTGGAGGAACTTTTAATGTTGAGAGCGGGAGGATGTATGAAGAAGGTACTCAAATTTCCGTTTTGGCGTATCCGAATACAGGTTACGTCTTTGAAGGCTGGCAGAAAGAGGGTCAGTATATATCACAAGAGGTGTCCTATCCTGTTACTATTGGGAAGGAAGATATCTATATTACGGGTGTTTTCCGGTTTGATCCGGTCACTCCCTCCAATCCTGGGGCTAATTATTGGAATGATAAAACAGGGGAAGTTATTATAGATGATTTTACTCCCGGATATTTGAGTACAGCATTAGACAATGTTATCGGTGGCTATGGAAACAGAGAGAAAGTCACCATGGTTACAATTGCCGGTCGAATGAATCAGACAGATTTCGGGATTGCAAGTTACTTGAATAATTGCATATTACTTGACTTAAGTAGGACAAGTGGCTATACCGCAATACCGGACTATGCATTTGATAATACTAATTTGAATTCTGTTATTTTACCGGCAGCTGTAGAACATGTGGGTAATTGGGCTTTTGCCGGCTGCAAAAATCTGACGGATATATCATGTTACGCAATAACGCCTCCTACTGTCGGAACTAATGCATTTCGTGATATAAATGAAGGGGTAGTGATTCGTGTTTTGTCTTCTGCTATTTCATTTTACTCGGAAGCGGATGGTTGGAAAGATTTTACTATATTGCCTTTGTCTGAGGAAGTGCGTACATTGGAAGTGAATCTTCCCACTGGGTCGGAAGATGGGCGTTATAAGAATATGACATTGGAACTGGTTAATGTCCAGAATGGGCAAAAACAGAAATATGTCATCTCAGACCGGGTGACTTATACTTTTAATGGTTTGCTGAAGAATAGTTCATATAATGTATATGTAAAAAATCAATTAGGGGTTGTACTCGGTAAAATCGAAGGTATTGAGGTTAAAGAAGAAAATGTATCTGTAACATTTGATACTTTGTTGGCGCCTCAGACAGTAACTTTAAAAGTTCTTACTCCGGAAGGTGAGGATGTGACTTCATCAATTCAGAATACTTGGCTCACTACTGATAATGTTTATTTGCAGCAAGGTGTTAGCCTAAACGGATTGGTAGCCGGTACAGAAATAAAATACAGGATTGTACTTTCCCAAGATTTAGGTATGCAATATGTTTTACCGGTAGAATCATCTTATGTGATAGAGGACAGTGATAATATTATCTCCTATACGCTTGTGCCCATTCAGGAAGTGACAATTACAGGTTTTGTCAAGGATTTGGCAAATAATAATCCCTTGTTCGGTGCAGCCATATCTGTTTCTCAGATGTTGAATGGAAAATATTCTAAGTCATTTATGGCTAAGACGGATACTAAAGGTGCCTTTACCATGAAGGTATATAATGATATTAGCACGATTACCGTATCCGCAGCAGATTATATCAGTCATACTTTAGAGAAACAAAACTTTGATGATACGACAGATGTTGGAGAAATCAGGTTGAAGTCAATAACCGGTGCAACTATCAATACAATTTTGACCTTTACACCTAGTGCTACGGAAGGTGAAACAGTTGAAACCCAAAACTGGTACACTGATTATGCTAATGTAACTTATAATATTTTCAATGAAACGCAGAATAAATCAATTTCAGAGTTTTCGGTGCAATATCCTTCCATCGTTTTGTTGGAAGAAGTGTCTGAAGGTGACTGTTTACGTATTACTGCTACAAGTAAAAACAATGCGTTTTTACCTGTTACGGTAACAACAACCATTGATGCATTGAATAGAGGCGAAGCTATTTTCCCAATTATAGAATTAGGTGGCATAAAAGCTACTTTTACTTCCACTGATAATAAAACGGTGGTAGGAATTCTCTATGACGGAAAGGGGCAATTAATAAAGAAATACAATTACAGCAATGCCGTTTTAATTATTAATGACCTGCCTGACGGGGATTATTCATTAGTATCAATGGCAAATAGTTCTCTGTTTAACTCAATTTTAAACCTTTCACAATTTTCCGGTTCCGGACTTATTGAAGGTACTGATTATGTGAAAAATAGTGTTATGGTGAAAAGTGGTGTTATTGCTTCGATTGCAAATGACTTAGTTCCTGTTTTAGATGAAAGCAAACTCTACTATACCGGTGAAAATACACTTTTTTCAGTCAATAAGCCATCCATTGTAGCAGGAAACTATCTTACTCTGAAGGGAAAGATTGACTTTAAGAATATTTATTCATCGAAAGTAAGCGAAGTAAAGATGATAGTGGATCTTCCGGAGTCATGTTCCTTTGTCGAGAATTCTGTTATGGTAGGAAGTAAAGTCTCAAGTTATATGTTGGATGGTAATCGTTTGACTGTCCCAATGGAGAATTACAATGAACAGGTTCGTTTCTGTATTATCCCTACTGTAGGAGGAGACTATAGTCCGAATGCATTTGTAGAGTTTACTTTAGAAGATAAAGAAGTACTACAACCCATTGGAGCTGCTAATTTTACGGTAAAGGATTTAACGATTACTGTCCCAAGAACGGTTGCAAAAACAAGTATTCCTGTTAATGGTACGGCTATCGGGAACTCAGATATTGAAATATACGATAATGGTATATTGATCGGACAAACTACTTCTTTGGCGAATGGTATTTGGGCTACTACTTGCGAATTGAATGAGCCGTATAATCTTTCTACACATAGTGTTTATGCGAAAGTTAAGACGAAGCAGGGATTGGAATTGCTATCGGAAACACAAGAATGTTTATACGATGTGAATGCAATACAGGTGTCGAAGGTTATTATGTATCATGACAATCCGGAAATGCATAAGACATACGAAGTCGTTTTTGATTTTCTGAACCCGACAAGCGAAGCACAGAAGTATACCTATTACATATATAATAAGGTGTTTACTTTTACTATTGAATTTACAAATAATGATCCTCAAAAGATTTCAGATGTTATCCTTTATGTGAAAACAGGTGATGGGGTATGGACTTCGCTGAATTCAATTTATGATGAAAAAAAACAACTGTGGGTGGCAAGTGGAGAATTTGGTAATATGTATGATGGTAATATTCCAGTTAATGTATCAGTTGATTACAAAGCTGAGACAGCGGTTTATGCAGATAAGAATCAGTTAGATGACTATCGAGCAGAGGTTGAAAATTTTGTTGATAATTACAATATGTTACTTCAGAAGCTGTCTGAAGCAGAAAAAGATGAAACGGGTGATTCTCTCAAAAGTTTAGCGGAACAGTTAGGTATTTCAATTGATGTTGATATCGATGATGAAGAGTCTGCGGATTTTGCTGCTATGCTAGATTCAATGACAGAGGAAGAGTTTGAAGCTTATAGTGACGTATTAGATGTTGAAATTTCTACATTTTTGGAAGATAATAAAGCATACATCGATAGTATTCGTATTGAGATGGATTGTGATAAGCATGTGAATATCGAAACTGAAGATGGAGCATCTATGATTCTTTCCGATTGTGCCGAGTATCGTGGGTATGATCTGTCGGAAAAAGGGTTTATAACTTTACCTCTAACCAGTGGAGATAGTATTTTTATTTATCAGTCTGATTCCCTTTTTATTTCAATAGATTTTAAAGAAGATCAGTCAGTTAAAATTCTCTATTCAAAAGAGGCCTCTGATACGTCGGTTGATGAAAATAGTCGTCAATCTGCTAAAAGTAGAGATATTTATAAATTAGTTCATAATGCTATATTAGCTGTTAACGAATCTGTGGAAACTATTAAAGGGTTCCAAGTAGATTTAATGAATCGTTTGTTTCAATCTACAAATGAAATTGAAAAAGCAGACAAAGCTATAACGGGTCAGCTGAATAAGGCCATTAACTATTTTAATAAAAGTAAGAATCCTTTAAAAAAAGCATTTTGGTCTGCTAAGATAGTCTCTATACAAACACAAAAAATTTCGAACTCAATAGCACTTGGGGTAGCGAGAAATTGTGCGCCTATCCTCAGAAAAGTTATTCCGATTATTGATTATATTGACATGGCGAATAAACTTTGTAATGATATTAGAACAGCTGGTGAACTCTATCTTTCAATACCGGAGCCATGTCCTAATGATCAAGCTAAAGCAGATGTCTTGGCAATGCAATGTACTTCTTTGTTTGGAGTATTTGCTGCCTATGCTACAGGGCGTTTATTGCTTCGGGCACAAGCCGACGCCAAGATTGCTACTGGAGTTGTGGCAGCAATTCCATCTGGCGGAACAAGTCTTTTGGCAACGCTTTGGGGGTTGGTCGATAAAGTGGTATTATCTTTTGCATTAGATATTGTGTATGATAAGACTCGTAATGCCGTTATACGCAAACTTTCAAATGATATTAAAAGTCTTCAATGTGAAAGTACTCCTCCTCCCCCTGATGGAGGTAGCAGTGGTGGTGGGTATGATTCCGGAAATCCGGATGCCGATCCCTCTATTGATCCTTCCGGTTATGTTTATGAAGCCGTAAGTAGTAACCGTTTACCTGGTGTGACCGCTACCTGTTATTACAAAGAAATGGTAGAAGATATGTACGGAGATTTGCATGAAGAAATAGTGCTTTGGGATGCTGCCGAATATGCTCAGGAAAATCCGCTGTTTACCGATGAAATGGGAATGTATCGTTGGGATGTTCCACAAGGCTTATGGCAAGTGAAATTTGATAAAGAGGGTTATCAAACTACCTATAGCGAATGGTTGCCTGTTCCTCCTCCGCAGCTGGAAGTGAATATTCCGATGGTGCAGAGTGTACAACCAACCGTGAAGAATGCTCGTGCATATGAGGATGGCATTGAAGTTGAGTTTGACAAATATATGCTTCCGGATGCTTTGGATACAGACAATATTTTTGTTACCAAGAATGAGGAAGTTATTTCCGGTACGATTAAGCTGATGAATGAGGAGTGCGCATATGAAGATAATGCGGATACATATGCTTCAAAAGTTCGTTTTGTACCCGAGGTTCCTTTCTTGACAACCGATGAGATTACTTTAACGGTCAGTCGAAAGGTTAAGAGCTATGCCGGCATCCAAATGGAATCTGACTACATTCAGGCTTTTGATATAGAGAAAGAAGTTAGGAGCATAGTTGCTGATTCACTGATAAAAGTAGCTTATCATGGAAGTAAACAAATTACGGTAAGCACCTTGCCTTTTGATGCAGCCATTGGTAAGAAGTTGGTGGCACGTTCTTCCTCATCGATGATAACTGCCATAACGGAGGAAGCGGTTTTGGACGAAAATGGGCAAGCGACGCTGACCTTGACGGGGGAATTGCCGGGAACTTCTGTGATTATTTATTCTATAGAAGATGTGGATGTACAAGGAATGTCTGTCATAAATGTAATTGATGGGGAATCTTTACAAACAGCGACTCCGGTTGCCTCACGTGTTTCGGGTACTGCCGTTTATCGTAACACACAGGTAGCTTTAACTTGCGAGACGGAAGGGGCTGTGATTTATTATACTACTGACGAATCTTGTCCATGTGATGAAAATGGTACCCGTCAGGTATATACGGATCCGATAGCTATCACTGAAGATATGACTATAAAAGCAGTCGCTGTGGCTGAAGATAGGGAAGAGAGTGAAATTGCTACATTTACTTTTACGATTAAGACAACTTCTTTAGGGCTGGATTTGAAGAAGGGATGGAACTGGGTATCTCATAATTTGGAAACCGATATTCCGGTGAAAGACATATCTGAAAATGCAATTCGTATAGTAGGTAAGACATCGGAATTGGTGAATGATCCTGTTTCCGGTTTTGTTGGGGGCTTGGTCTCTCTTTCTCCTATGGAAACTTACAAGATCGAAGTATCTGAAAATACAGTTCACACATTGAATGGATATGAATTTAATGCGGGTGCGACACCTGTTGCTTTACATGCCGGATGGAACTGGATTGGTTATCCTGTTTCACAGACTATGACGGTCAGCGAAGCATTTGCCAATGCAGAACCGGAAGCGCTAGATTATATTTTCGGACGCGAAGGTTTTGTACAGTTTGTCAATGGACAATGGCTGGGGACTTTACAAGTTATGAAACCTGGAAATGGTTATTTATACCATTCACAATCAGAGAAGTCGTTTATCTATAATACATCCATCGTTTCAAAAGCGAAGTCACTTTATGGTAAGGGTATGAAGAATACTTCAAATTGGGCAGTCGATAAATATGCCTATCCTAACATGATGTGTATGATTGCTGAGATATATAAAGAGGATGAGAAGCTGGATGCTGGACGTTATTCTATTGGTGCCTTTTGCGGAACGGAATGTCGGGGTATCAGCCAGTATGTAGATGATAAACAGATGATGACGATCTTTGGTTCCGGTGATGAAAATATTGACTTCCGAATAATGGATCATGAAAGTGAAAAGGTATATACCGTACAGAAATCAGAGAAGTTTGCAGAAGTATTGTTAGGTAACTTACTTGAACCTTATACGTTGCAGATGGGAGATGAGTATACGGGAATCAAAGAAATGGAATCCGACTTGAAAATATATCCTGTAGTAGTGTCCGATCGTCTTTATGTTTCATCTGGTACTAAAGCCATTGATCGAGTTTCACTTACAAATATCTATGGAAATATAGTGCTTATGCAGACACATGTAGAAGGAAGTTCAGGATTAAAAGTGAATGATTTACCTGATGGAGTTTATATTGTGACAGTAGTACAAGATGGTGAAACTTTCTACAAAAAAATAGTGAAAGTATCCAAGCAGTAA